ATATTTCAGATGCTCTCTCTGGAAGAAAACATGGCCAGTCTGCAGCCCAAAGAACACCAGGTATCTTTGTCACTAGATGTCAGTAACATGGCACTTCCTACGGCAGAGAAGTGATGCCTCCCTTCTGACAGGGAAAATATGGAAGTAGGCAGTTTGGCAGCATCTTGTCAGATTAGCAATTGTCCCTGCAAGCAAAGCTCACAGGGACAAGTACAGCTTTTActataggaaaaaaaccagtagCTACAGCTCTGATAGCATTCAAGCAAGCGTTGTCCAAGAAGACAGCACATGAGTCCGCATGCAGTTAGAAACCTGTAATACCTAGActtcccagctgcagaagccaTCCAGACTCACCTATCTGGGAAAGTTCCAGGCTCAGATTTTAGCAGCCTGAGGCTAAAACTTGACAGTAGTTTTGTCATACTAAAGCAAGCAGAAAACATATCATGGAATCACACAGCTTATGGGGAGAAGACTAGCTCAAAAGCAAGTCATTTCCTAGTGGGGAGAAAAGTCAACTGCGCTGGACAATAAACACAAGCTGTTTCCTGCAGATGTACTGAATCCGAAAAACCTGATCCAGGGAAGAATGGAAGTGGAAACACATCTAAAAGAGCCGTTGGATAAGAGCCCGTTTTAAGCCTCAGAACAAGCACAGTTTAGCATCAGCAGTGCTACGTTCTGCCTCAGCAGGTTTTCCAGGGAGAAAGCTAGAGGGTGCAAGCCATGACCTAGCTAATTCACGTTTGTATCAGTAGTACAGCAAAATGATTTTAGGAGAAGTTCCAGCCCGATCTGACTACAAGACCTTTGCTCGGGCTGACCTAGCACATCGGTGCAGGCCTTCCCTAGCCGTCCTGTGCCACACAGAGCTTGACTCTGTCCCCACCCTCACCCGGTTCAGCACCGCAGGGCTGCCACCCCAGGTATTCCAGGCAGATCGCTAATTAACAGGAACAATTAATAAACCTAATCAACCCCAAGTAACATGAGAGCGGATAAGCCAGCctcagcggggctggggtcgcCCAGCAACCCCTCACCGGGGGCTGAGGAAAAGCCCTCCCGGGGGAGCCCCGCTTCGCTCCCACACGGCTCCGCAAGGCGCAGCCCGGCTCCGGGGGGCACTCCCGCGCCCCTCCTCAAGGACAGCCGGCGGGGGACCTCGCCCTGCAGGAcgacccccccgccccacgccTGTcagggccgcgccgcgccccgcggggTAGGCCCGCGGAACCCCCACCCCCGGCGAGCGGCGGGGTAGCCACCACCCGCGGTAACTCGGCCACAGCCCAGGCGCGGCCGCAGAGCCGAATCCCGCCGCAGGAAGCCGCCCAGGGAAGGGAAACGGGCCTGCGCACCCCACCAGGGAGCGCGAAAACGGCCCGGGGCATCTCAcctgccgctgcccgccgccgctcACTGCCCAGCGCCCAAGatggcggccgccgcccccccttCCCTCCGCGCCCCCCCTATCACTGCAGAGCCGCCGTCGCGCAtgccccgcccgcgccccgccgcacCACGCATGCGCCGCCGCGGGGAGGCGGGGCTCGGCGTCCGGCCGCAGAGCCGGGCGGGGGCGGGAAGTCGGTCCCGCGCGGAGTctgccgggagctgtagtcccgCGGCGCGGGGTGtgctgggagttgtagtccgAGGAGCGCGGAGGGAGAGAacgcggggcggcggcgcggccacCGTGTCCGCGCGAGGGGCGAGCGGCGGCGCCGGGGCTCCGGGCGTGGGGACTCCCCCTGCTCCCCGGTCACAGGGGTGTGCCCGGGCGGGGAGGCTGCTCCTCCTCCGCACGCACGTAGAGGCCCGAAGCCACCGTGCCCCTCCACGGCGCTGCTGGCTCCCACGGCCCCAGCACCGCCCAGGGCGCTGGGCCCACGCACCCGCGGGGCTCGCCCGCCCCCCTCTTCGCAGCGCGGCCGAGGGGAGCTGCACCAAGCGCCGCGGCCGCGCCCGCTGTCAGACTGATTCTCCCCCCCCGCCGTGCACCCGCGGGAAACGGGAGACACCCGGGGACAGCGAGCGCCCGCGGGCAGCCCCGCaccggggagcggcggcagcgggaggccgggccgggcccaggTTCGGGCCCTCGGCACCCCGGGAAAACGGGCTCAGCTGGAAAACAGGCACGGGGTGCCCTCGTCCCACTGGGCTCCGGCTGCAGAGCAAAAGGCAGGGCAGAAAAGAagaagctggggagggggaaaaaaaaaccaacacaaggCAGGAGTCCAATAAAACtatgtttataaataaaaacaaggagattggttttgtttgtataaaACCCAGGGGGCAGGGTAGGGCAAGGACGTGAGCAGTGGCCAGGGAGGCTGCTGGGTGGCATTAGGAATGGGGGGGACAGGCGGCAGCTTGCTGGTGCCCAGATCGGGGGACAGGAGGATGGCAGAGAGCAGGCGCGGGGCAGGCTGACTCCGGCGGGCCGAGGGAAAGGCGAGGCTTTAGGGAGTCACGGCGAGATGAACTGATGGCACGCAAGAGCTGGCAGAGAGGTTGTAGGGGCAAGGCAGACCCCCAAGGAGCAAAACACATCTCCAGCATATAAAAACTGCAAACATGAGAAAGACAGGAGGCAATGCCTGCAGAGAAAGCCATGGCGCGGCGGTAGGACAGTGTGCCAGCACCGACGGGAGCAGGGTCGAGCGTGTCTGTACTGTACCGTGCTTGGCCCTGGGcatggggaaggggctgcccccagcccgaGGCACATCTCTGAGTACCCAGAAGAGGAAGTAAAAAGGGCAGGGAACGCCGGAGCAAACGGACTCAACTGTCCTGGCACATCTGTGGGCATTGAGCCCAGATGCCACAGTTCAGGCTGCAGACTCCCTCCCCGGAGAGCTCATGTTGCTGCCAGGTGCTGTTGACAGCCCGGAGGGAGTGGGGCCATCCCACCTCCATCCCAGAGTCTCATCCCTCCCCGCAGCCAGGCCAGCAGCGCTCGTGGTCCTGGGCAGAGTGGGAGGCAGACTCGGGCCCTTCACAGGGCAAATACAGGGGACCTCTATGTTTCCCCAAAGCATGAAAGCAAACCAGTTGTGGCCCTTCCTTGCCTTCTATCTCCATCCAAGCCCTTGAAGATGTCACACTGCTGAACGTgacagcaggagggagaaggccacagctgccaccagcagccccaggcatGGGACAGCCCCTACAAATGGGACAGGCAGCAGTATGTCCAGGCAAGAGGGCAAAAAGGAGGATGGAGGGAGCAGAACTCTGCCCTTAAATCCCCCCCAAGTACACAAGGGCAGGTGCAGGGCCCCGAGTTGCGCAAGACTGCGCAGGCACCCACCACCACTCTGGGTTGAATACAGAGGTACAGCCCCAGCCCTGAGACTCTCAGCCCAGGCAAGGTAAAGGAGGGTCCTGCCCTGCGGCAAGGCCAGGCTCAGACCTGGCCCAGTGTGTGGGCAAGGGAAGGGAGGCAAGAGGCAGCATCCCTCCACTCCCCAGAGGCACTGAAGCCCTGGAACATTCATGCATTAGCCAAAAGGCAACTACAACGGGATTTAAAACGCATATATAAGGCTGGTCCCTGCTCCCCTCTCAGGGCTGTGGGAAGGGCAGGGCGTCTTCCGCAAAGGGGAGGAAAGAAGCCATCTTCAGCGCCACGCGTGCCCAGCGCCCCTGGAGCTCTGTGTCCTCCTGTCGGGCCACGCCACGCTCCAGCTCTCCCCCCCACGGGCGGCAGGCTCAGAGAAAGTCAAACACCCCGTAATTCTTTGCTGCTTGATAGAAGAAACACAAAAgggtgaaaagaaagaagagatgttTAGGGTGGAAGGACCGAGGCAGCGGTGACACACGGGCAAGCAGCACAGGGCGCTGGGATGGGTGCGGATTAATGGGGTTAGAGAGGACGGCAGGAGGGAATTACCATTGGCAATACACAAGTCTGGTGGCGGGATGgcctggcagcacccagcaggCCTGCCAGGCCCGTCCACCCCGCTCGAGGAGGGATTAGAATCGAGGTTTAgttccatttattattttttttccctttttttcttttcattatcaagaccaaaaaaaaaaaccaaaaaaacaaaacccaaaaaacaaggGGTGAAGCCAGGGCTGGTCCTAGGAGACAAACGACGGGGATAgagggggggaaaggaggggcAGCAGACAGACAGGGGACGGGCGCTTCACATTACATCCACAAAGAACTCACTGGGGTTGCCCATGGCCATTCGGAAGGACTGTCTACTGGCTGTCAGTTCGGGGGGCACAGAGGCCAGGTCACGACCCGGCGGTGCCCCGGGGGGCCCCATGGCTGAAGGTGGTGGAGGCATCAGCAACATGGGGGGGCTGAAGAGAGGGGGGAGGCCGGGCGGCCCGTATGACTGCTGGCTGTGGTGGCTGCGGATGCTGTGAGCCAGAGAGTGCTGGCTAcgctggctgtgctggctggccGGCACCGAGCGCTCGCTGGCCGCGCGCTCACGCCGCATGCTGCTCCTCGTGGTGTGGTCCGACTCGCTCCCGCTGCCACCTGACTTGGACTCCCCggtcttctctctctccttcctcctctcactgCCGCTGCGATTGGAACCGCTGCTCCGGCTCCCTGTGAAGCAGAGGAGGCAAAGTTAGGTGACAGCTCAGACAAGCCAGGAAGAAAGGATGCTCCTCTAGCCAAGAGAGGACTACAGCACGCTGCAGCACAGCCGTGCGCCAACACAGTCCGTGCTCTCAGCCTCCTTTCAACTCCAGATCCTACAGTCCTTCTGAGATGGCTTTTGCCCtggctcccccccccgccccaccccagGACCTTGCCTAACCAgccttttcctgctgcttccctgtACTGAACAGGGCATCTGCGCACCCTTTTAGTCCTTTTCACTCACCTTCACTGTGctggctgcctgcactgccccCTCCGTAGCTATAGCCCGGGTCAGGGAAGCCGGGGTGGGGGTTGTATGGATGAGGTGGTGGATACTGATACGGGAAAGCCATAGGCCAGGGTGCAGCTCCTGGGTGGGGGAGCGGAGCCAAAGTGTCCTGATCAGAGGCACCGCTGGAGCCATCGTGATCATGAAGAGAAAGATTAGCCATGTCtgcaagaaaacagagaagagggGTTAatccaaatggaaagaaaaccatGTGTGATGAAGTTGTTCCTCTCTGCCCCTGCTGATGGACCAGGACCGGGTACACAAGGAGACACAAGTTGGCACTCTCCCTGCTAGTCAACACAACCATTTGTTCTTCCTGGCTGGACAACAGCCAGGCTGTGTGAGTCCGAGCTGCCATCCTAATACAGAGACCAGCTTGGGGGGAAAGGACCACATCACAGCTACAGCTCACCCTGCTAATTACTTCCCCCCATGCCTCTTATTTGAGCAGAACCCAGTAGTCTGAGCACCACCCCCTTGCAAGCACTGGAAGTTCAGAGCCCAGAGACAAAGTCAGTAAAGACTAAGATCGCATAGTAGGGGACACTGACAACACTGCTTCCAACTTCACCACTCCAGCAGCATGACAAGGCAGCTGGGATATCCTTCATCACTCTCTAACAAGGTGTGTAGAACAAGGGGCCCAGTCCGATGGCAATGGCTGTATCTATGTCCCCATGATgtcagcagggctctgcaggaCCTCTACCCctcccatcctctccctcccacccatGCCAAGTGTCATACTTCCACAGAGGTCCCCGAAGATGTAATAGCACTGCTCCGAGAAGGTGATCTTGTTCACGGTATGTCGGATGTAGCCAGCCTTCAGCAGATTGCTGGCATATTTGCGGGATTCACGACGGTCTGTAAAGCCCTCCACGTGGTGATAGAGCCAATCCACCACATCCGAACCTGCCACCAAACATCAGAGTTAAATACAGCAAGAGAGGAAGACAGTGGCCCTTGAGGCAGTGGGCCAAACTGGAGCCAAGACAAAGTGGGCCAAAAGGTGAAAAGGGACTGCACAGCTAAAGGTTCAATTTGTGACTCTGGCCTGGTCAACAATTAGTTTATGGTGACAGAGATGCTCCCTTGGGCATCTGCTTGGAAAACAGGCCACTCATTGCCCAgtccctgcctctgctgcaggcagcacagtCTCTTACCGATGAAGGCATTGGGGATGGTGATCTTCAGCCACATACGGTCACGCACCTCCAGGCCTGACTCTGGTGAGGCCATGGCTTTGacaatggtggccatgtcgctgtggaTGGACAGATGAAAGTCATCGAGGCCTGTGGTGTGGACGAAGGAAGGGAGGCAGAGGTGAGACAGGACAGAAAAGACAACAGGGCCACATGGAAGCATCACACACAGGAGGAATGGGCCAGGGAACAATACATCGCAGACAGCCTTGGGGCGCATGCTGTGTAACCCCCCTTCCAGCCTTCCAACGTTACCCGTCACGCATCAGCCATTTCCTCTGTACAAAACCCAGGCTAGAGTTTCCTTCTTTCCAGCCAGTCCCAAGCAGCTGAGATCCAAAAGCTGCCAACTGAGCCCACACAGCCCAGAAAGAGAATTCTCTGCTCCTCACATATTTACAACAAACTCCTGGCTCTTTGCCCCCGTTCAAGCTCTCCAGACCCTTAGCTTCAGGCTCTGTATACTAGAATCACCCGAAACCTTCAGAAAGCAACTAAAAGAGCCCTGTGCTTAGCAGGACCCTGCCCCACTTGCAAGGCTCTTTGCTCCCAGTTGCCTCCTCTCCTGCCCTATCTGCTGGGAGGGCAATTGCTCCAGGGACAAGCTGAATCCCTCTGGCCCCACTCTCAGCCACTAACACTGACTGCCCCGAGCCTTTCCTCTGCACCTGCCATAGCTCCTGGATTGCTCCCAGACTCTCCTACTCTGCTTATGTAGAAGGCTGAAAAATGTGCTATTAATTCACCCAGGCAGAACTCCCACTGATTTAAGTGCCTGCCTGGTGAGAGCTGCCTCCCTCCTAGTCCCTTGGCAGGGCAGATCTTGCCCATCCCAGCTGTCCCCAAGCAGATGTATTGCTCCCTTTACAGCACAGCGAAGGCGAGGAAGCCGTGCAGCGGGTGGAGCACGGAGGCACAAGGACTTACGTTCGGTCTCTGGGATGGAGCTGGTGATGGAGGAGCTGGTGGAAGTGATTGTGCTCATGGATGGACTCATACCGTACGCTGGGTAGGTGCCAGTCATCGCTGCCGTGTGAGACACCCAGGCTGCCGGGTCGATAGGCCGGATGGGCTCACCTGCATTGAAAAAAAGAGTCAGTCAGTAGCTATAAGAAATTATCCCCTCATCAAATCAACCtctggggagggacagggacTCAGCGCAGCCCATTCCATCCCCAGCATCTGCCGGGACTCACCCGGATCGGAGCATGGAGAGTCTGGCCCAGCCCAGATCCGCTGGGGAGCAActgggagagaaagaagagagggagggTCAGCAGGAGAGGTGCAGAGGGAGAGATCCCCCTATGGCTCAAGGAGGGGTTTCTCTTTCCTCTGGCGCCCCGAGCAAgtgacccccctgccccagtgaaaCGCGTCCCCAGCGTGATGTGGGAAGGAGGGCTGGGCTTATGGGCATTTTGGCCTGGGAATAGGACATAGCAGCCTCCTAACAGGAGAGCTGAAACCCCATCAAACCCCAATTCAGTGCCACATGGAGTCACACACACAGGGGAGGAACAAGACAACAACCAAGTAAGTGCTTAAGGCAGGGCTCTCACATGAGCTGGGCACCAGCGTTAAGGGTGGGTCAGCTATCCACTTACTCCTGGGTAACGAGAAGCAGCCCCGGGGGCTGGGGTCCCAGCACTTGGCCACCGTCAGGGTGATGGGCCTGCAACAAAAAGGCAAGAGTTAGAACAAGAGCCCAGTGGCACAAACCCCTGCGTGATGGGCAGATGCTGTATGCTGGCCCTCTCCTGTCAGGCAGGGAGAAGCTGCCAGTAAAGTGCCTGCGTCTCTCTCCAGCTACGGATTTTCTTAGCGGCATGGACAAAATTATGTGACCCTGCTGAGGGTTGTTGATGACCCTAATGACACACCATCCCCACAGAAAAGGGGCACAGACCCCAATTCACCAACATTCTGTTGGCTGCAACTCTTGCTTTGGGTGTGAAAACCCAGGAATCAAAGCAACACCAGAAGCCTAACTTCTGAGCTTCTGCAGAGTCACTGACAGAGGTGGCTGGAAGACACGACTCACACAGCCCAAGCACACACCGTACAGCTGCCCGTGGAGGTAAGGAACAACCTGAGTACTTACCCCGGCTTGTGCACAATTTCCCTCAGCACCCGCACAGCATCATCGTTGCTCATGTTCTCAAAGTTGATGTCATTTACCTGCAAACAACGCAAAGAGGTGAGTCCCAGAGATGTGACCAGAGGCTGAGCTCCCCACTCAGCTCAGCAGTGACTCAGCTTCCCTCTTCCAAGCGCAACTTCCTGGGTTTAGCCTGCCAAAGTGCACAGGGAGGCTTCTGGgtcttttcttactgctttcCCAGGCCCAAAGATGGAGGTATGTGGGCGTGAAGTACCTGCAAGAGCATGTCTCCTGGCTCAATCCTGCCATCAGCTGCCACAGCGCCGCCCTTCATGATAGAGCCAATATAAATGCCTCCATCCCCACGCTCATTGCTCTGTCCCACAATAGAAATGCCCAGGAAGTTGTATTTCTCTGCAgggatggaaagagaaagaagtaagACACCATAAAGCATCAGGCACAAGCAGCCCTGACCTCAGATAAACCACATGCTAATGATGGTCGCTTGCACTCGTGTCCCAGAGAGATGTCCTGGGACGCAGAGCAACCCTTGAGAGACCAGTGCTTCAAGACAAGCCACTTTCCTACAGAACCCATCTCCTCACTCCTCCCCACATGTTCTCTCTTTGTCCCCTCCTCAGTTCCCTCTCTGAGATCCAATTTGCTCTGGAAGGACTGTAGGTTCCATGCACAGCACCCACTTACCCATGTTCAGTGTGACCGTGATGATGTTCAGGGACATGGTGGAGTCTGTGATGCTGCTGAAGGACGATGACTGCAACATAAGTGAAATCTGAGATGTCCTCCTGTGCCTTGGTAACATTCCCAGCCCAAGCTCCCTCCACTTGTGCTCCCTGCCACTCCCTGTGGCACCACAGCCACCACCCACAACTCCAGCCTTATGCTGGGAGCTTTGTAGAGCCAGAGGGCATCAGTCACAGTCCTTATGACCTCTCCACAGCCTGGACAAGGTCTGTGGCCCCAGCTCTTGAGGCTACATTGGCTTGGGAAAGGTTTACAGCACTTTATGAATTCTCAGCACTTGGACACCACCTGTCCCCAGCTGTACCCACCAGGCACCCACCTTGCCCTCCCCAGGACACCCAGCCCCTGCGTACCCGCTCAATGCGTGGAGCCTTCTGTTTCCGCCGGCGTCGCTTGTGCCTCCTCATTAGACGGGAAGCACTGCTTTGCTCTGTCGAACTGCTAAACCTAGAGGCAAAAATTGAAAGTCAGCTCTTCTGCTGCCAGGGTGGTGGCTCTGGCAGCAAGAGAACCACAGAAATGGCACAGGGAATAGAGGACTGCAGGAGTAGAATATACATGGGGAACAGAAAATAGCAGAGGGGGCTACTGGGTGAGGCTTGAGACAGAGGCAGACCTGAGCAAGGACCCTGGAGCTCAGGATTATTGTGCCCTACAAAGGCATCTCTctgtgctgggagggagggggaagccagTGTTCCTCCAGGACCTAAGCTTTCCTACCTGCTGGTGGAGTCATCTTCATCTGAATCGAAGAAGCTGGTGGTCTCCAGCTCACTGCTCATAAGCGTGGAGGAGCTCTCGTACCCACCCAGGTCTCGGCGTCGCTCTCCCTTCACTGTACCATTCACCCTGGGTGCTATGGAAAGACAAGGCTCAGTATGCTTCAGACAGGCCACAGGTGAACACCTCCTTCCTCCACGCAGGGTTCAAGACAACCTTCTTAGAATGAATCTGGCAATCAGACAACTCCATCTAGTGCCAGCCAGCTCCGAGCCCACCCTGGGATCAGATCCATCTTCTGTGGGATACCTCTTCTACCCCACTAGAGGATGGGGAAGAGGCTGATGGACTACGAGGAACAACGCTGATAAAGCCATGGAAGACTCTCGCAGCTTGTGTCTTGGCAGACCAAGGAGCAGCACGGAGTGCCAAGGCTATGGCACACTCTGCTTTTCAACTAAACAGGACTgaggcactgctgcctctctctcctgctcttgAGGCTTCTACAGTAGACAGCTCCCTTGCCCCCAAAGGTTTTGTCACCAAGCTCTGATGTAACACAGGGGTTAGCTCCTGCCTCCACCATGAGGCTATGGCCTCACACCACTGAACAGCCCTTCCGAGCTGGGAAGGTTCTGCAGAGCAGACAGAGCTGCCCCATGTCCGGAGCTGGTGCCTCCACCCTGCCCAGACATGCCCTGCAGAGCTCTTGCCATGTTATCAACACTCACCATGCTCAGGCCCATCTTTCCGACGAGGTCGTTCCCTTTGCGATGACACCACTGAGTCTGTCTCTGTCTCATTGTCCAAGTTTTCTCGACTCCCCCCAGTGTTAGGGCTGCGATGAGATAAAAGGAACAAATATGTCCAACAGGGAACAACTTAAGCAGGCTCCCTCTACCTCTGTGCTGGCCAGCTTGAGCCTCCAGCCATCAGCTGTCTCCTCCTTGAGAAACCCAAGCAGAGGTGGTGGAAAACAACCATAGCACACCTATAAGAGCAGGGCAAAGGACTGGGGGAAGCTGTGCCAGCTCTTTGGCAACTTCCCTGCACTATTTTCAGCATGCCCTTGCTTGCTGAATAATGCAGCTCTACTTCGAATCTGTTCCCAGCCCTATCCTCCTCCCCTCTGGCTGGCTGTGATCCCTGCCAATTTGGGTAGGAGTGTCCCAGCCCCTGGTCTGGATTTACACCAAAGTCACTGTGGGCCCCTTGGAAACCAGGATAGGTGTCCCCGTAACTTACTGGAAAGAGGGGGGCCTGGAGTCTCCAATTCCTCCCGTGCGCTCCATGGAGG
This region of Strix uralensis isolate ZFMK-TIS-50842 chromosome 9, bStrUra1, whole genome shotgun sequence genomic DNA includes:
- the DVL3 gene encoding segment polarity protein dishevelled homolog DVL-3 isoform X7, which produces MERTGGIGDSRPPSFHPNTGGSRENLDNETETDSVVSSQRERPRRKDGPEHAPRVNGTVKGERRRDLGGYESSSTLMSSELETTSFFDSDEDDSTSRFSSSTEQSSASRLMRRHKRRRRKQKAPRIERSSSFSSITDSTMSLNIITVTLNMEKYNFLGISIVGQSNERGDGGIYIGSIMKGGAVAADGRIEPGDMLLQVNDINFENMSNDDAVRVLREIVHKPGPITLTVAKCWDPSPRGCFSLPRSKWIADPPLTLVPSSFAPQRIWAGPDSPCSDPGEPIRPIDPAAWVSHTAAMTGTYPAYGMSPSMSTITSTSSSITSSIPETERLDDFHLSIHSDMATIVKAMASPESGLEVRDRMWLKITIPNAFIGSDVVDWLYHHVEGFTDRRESRKYASNLLKAGYIRHTVNKITFSEQCYYIFGDLCGNMANLSLHDHDGSSGASDQDTLAPLPHPGAAPWPMAFPYQYPPPHPYNPHPGFPDPGYSYGGGSAGSQHSEGSRSSGSNRSGSERRKEREKTGESKSGGSGSESDHTTRSSMRRERAASERSVPASQHSQRSQHSLAHSIRSHHSQQSYGPPGLPPLFSPPMLLMPPPPSAMGPPGAPPGRDLASVPPELTASRQSFRMAMGNPTKNYGVFDFL
- the DVL3 gene encoding segment polarity protein dishevelled homolog DVL-3 isoform X2, which translates into the protein MAAAETKIIYHLDEQETPYLVKLPIPAERVTLGDFKGLLNRPNYKFYFKSMDDDFGVVKEEISDDNAKLPCFNGRVVSWLVSAEGSHSDAGSVCADNQTELPPSMERTGGIGDSRPPSFHPNTGGSRENLDNETETDSVVSSQRERPRRKDGPEHAPRVNGTVKGERRRDLGGYESSSTLMSSELETTSFFDSDEDDSTSRFSSSTEQSSASRLMRRHKRRRRKQKAPRIERSSSFSSITDSTMSLNIITVTLNMEKYNFLGISIVGQSNERGDGGIYIGSIMKGGAVAADGRIEPGDMLLQVNDINFENMSNDDAVRVLREIVHKPGPITLTVAKCWDPSPRGCFSLPRIAPQRIWAGPDSPCSDPGEPIRPIDPAAWVSHTAAMTGTYPAYGMSPSMSTITSTSSSITSSIPETERLDDFHLSIHSDMATIVKAMASPESGLEVRDRMWLKITIPNAFIGSDVVDWLYHHVEGFTDRRESRKYASNLLKAGYIRHTVNKITFSEQCYYIFGDLCGNMANLSLHDHDGSSGASDQDTLAPLPHPGAAPWPMAFPYQYPPPHPYNPHPGFPDPGYSYGGGSAGSQHSEGSRSSGSNRSGSERRKEREKTGESKSGGSGSESDHTTRSSMRRERAASERSVPASQHSQRSQHSLAHSIRSHHSQQSYGPPGLPPLFSPPMLLMPPPPSAMGPPGAPPGRDLASVPPELTASRQSFRMAMGNPTKNYGVFDFL
- the DVL3 gene encoding segment polarity protein dishevelled homolog DVL-3 isoform X6, which encodes MAAAETKIIYHLDEQETPYLVKLPIPAERVTLGDFKGLLNRPNYKFYFKSMDDDFGVVKEEISDDNAKLPCFNGRVVSWLVSAEGSHSDAGSVCADNQTELPPSMERTGGIGDSRPPSFHPNTGGSRENLDNETETDSVVSSQRERPRRKDGPEHAPRVNGTVKGERRRDLGGYESSSTLMSSELETTSFFDSDEDDSTSRFSSSTEQSSASRLMRRHKRRRRKQKAPRIERSSSFSSITDSTMSLNIITVTLNMEKYNFLGISIVGQSNERGDGGIYIGSIMKGGAVAADGRIEPGDMLLQVNDINFENMSNDDAVRVLREIVHKPGPITLTVAKCWDPSPRGCFSLPRSEPIRPIDPAAWVSHTAAMTGTYPAYGMSPSMSTITSTSSSITSSIPETERLDDFHLSIHSDMATIVKAMASPESGLEVRDRMWLKITIPNAFIGSDVVDWLYHHVEGFTDRRESRKYASNLLKAGYIRHTVNKITFSEQCYYIFGDLCGNMANLSLHDHDGSSGASDQDTLAPLPHPGAAPWPMAFPYQYPPPHPYNPHPGFPDPGYSYGGGSAGSQHSEGSRSSGSNRSGSERRKEREKTGESKSGGSGSESDHTTRSSMRRERAASERSVPASQHSQRSQHSLAHSIRSHHSQQSYGPPGLPPLFSPPMLLMPPPPSAMGPPGAPPGRDLASVPPELTASRQSFRMAMGNPSEFFVDVM
- the DVL3 gene encoding segment polarity protein dishevelled homolog DVL-3 isoform X5, giving the protein MAAAETKIIYHLDEQETPYLVKLPIPAERVTLGDFKGLLNRPNYKFYFKSMDDDFGVVKEEISDDNAKLPCFNGRVVSWLVSAEGSHSDAGSVCADNQTELPPSMERTGGIGDSRPPSFHPNTGGSRENLDNETETDSVVSSQRERPRRKDGPEHAPRVNGTVKGERRRDLGGYESSSTLMSSELETTSFFDSDEDDSTSRFSSSTEQSSASRLMRRHKRRRRKQKAPRIERSSSFSSITDSTMSLNIITVTLNMEKYNFLGISIVGQSNERGDGGIYIGSIMKGGAVAADGRIEPGDMLLQVNDINFENMSNDDAVRVLREIVHKPGPITLTVAKCWDPSPRGCFSLPRSEPIRPIDPAAWVSHTAAMTGTYPAYGMSPSMSTITSTSSSITSSIPETERLDDFHLSIHSDMATIVKAMASPESGLEVRDRMWLKITIPNAFIGSDVVDWLYHHVEGFTDRRESRKYASNLLKAGYIRHTVNKITFSEQCYYIFGDLCGNMANLSLHDHDGSSGASDQDTLAPLPHPGAAPWPMAFPYQYPPPHPYNPHPGFPDPGYSYGGGSAGSQHSEGSRSSGSNRSGSERRKEREKTGESKSGGSGSESDHTTRSSMRRERAASERSVPASQHSQRSQHSLAHSIRSHHSQQSYGPPGLPPLFSPPMLLMPPPPSAMGPPGAPPGRDLASVPPELTASRQSFRMAMGNPTKNYGVFDFL
- the DVL3 gene encoding segment polarity protein dishevelled homolog DVL-3 isoform X4, with protein sequence MAAAETKIIYHLDEQETPYLVKLPIPAERVTLGDFKGLLNRPNYKFYFKSMDDDFGVVKEEISDDNAKLPCFNGRVVSWLVSAEGSHSDAGSVCADNQTELPPSMERTGGIGDSRPPSFHPNTGGSRENLDNETETDSVVSSQRERPRRKDGPEHAPRVNGTVKGERRRDLGGYESSSTLMSSELETTSFFDSDEDDSTSRFSSSTEQSSASRLMRRHKRRRRKQKAPRIERSSSFSSITDSTMSLNIITVTLNMEKYNFLGISIVGQSNERGDGGIYIGSIMKGGAVAADGRIEPGDMLLQVNDINFENMSNDDAVRVLREIVHKPGPITLTVAKCWDPSPRGCFSLPRSKWIADPPLTLVPSSCEPIRPIDPAAWVSHTAAMTGTYPAYGMSPSMSTITSTSSSITSSIPETERLDDFHLSIHSDMATIVKAMASPESGLEVRDRMWLKITIPNAFIGSDVVDWLYHHVEGFTDRRESRKYASNLLKAGYIRHTVNKITFSEQCYYIFGDLCGNMANLSLHDHDGSSGASDQDTLAPLPHPGAAPWPMAFPYQYPPPHPYNPHPGFPDPGYSYGGGSAGSQHSEGSRSSGSNRSGSERRKEREKTGESKSGGSGSESDHTTRSSMRRERAASERSVPASQHSQRSQHSLAHSIRSHHSQQSYGPPGLPPLFSPPMLLMPPPPSAMGPPGAPPGRDLASVPPELTASRQSFRMAMGNPTKNYGVFDFL
- the DVL3 gene encoding segment polarity protein dishevelled homolog DVL-3 isoform X1, which codes for MAAAETKIIYHLDEQETPYLVKLPIPAERVTLGDFKGLLNRPNYKFYFKSMDDDFGVVKEEISDDNAKLPCFNGRVVSWLVSAEGSHSDAGSVCADNQTELPPSMERTGGIGDSRPPSFHPNTGGSRENLDNETETDSVVSSQRERPRRKDGPEHAPRVNGTVKGERRRDLGGYESSSTLMSSELETTSFFDSDEDDSTSRFSSSTEQSSASRLMRRHKRRRRKQKAPRIERSSSFSSITDSTMSLNIITVTLNMEKYNFLGISIVGQSNERGDGGIYIGSIMKGGAVAADGRIEPGDMLLQVNDINFENMSNDDAVRVLREIVHKPGPITLTVAKCWDPSPRGCFSLPRSKWIADPPLTLVPSSFAPQRIWAGPDSPCSDPGEPIRPIDPAAWVSHTAAMTGTYPAYGMSPSMSTITSTSSSITSSIPETERLDDFHLSIHSDMATIVKAMASPESGLEVRDRMWLKITIPNAFIGSDVVDWLYHHVEGFTDRRESRKYASNLLKAGYIRHTVNKITFSEQCYYIFGDLCGNMANLSLHDHDGSSGASDQDTLAPLPHPGAAPWPMAFPYQYPPPHPYNPHPGFPDPGYSYGGGSAGSQHSEGSRSSGSNRSGSERRKEREKTGESKSGGSGSESDHTTRSSMRRERAASERSVPASQHSQRSQHSLAHSIRSHHSQQSYGPPGLPPLFSPPMLLMPPPPSAMGPPGAPPGRDLASVPPELTASRQSFRMAMGNPTKNYGVFDFL